Proteins from one Rosa chinensis cultivar Old Blush chromosome 7, RchiOBHm-V2, whole genome shotgun sequence genomic window:
- the LOC112175593 gene encoding cytochrome c oxidase subunit 5C-2 isoform X1, with amino-acid sequence MGICTDTKPYRYYIVSGLSEMAGHKIAHATLKGPSVVKEIVIGAVLGLAAGGLWKMHHWNEQRKIRTFYDLLEKGEISVVAEE; translated from the exons ATGGGGATTTGCACTGATACTAAACCCTACCGCTACTATATTGTATCAGG ATTAAGTGAAATGGCTGGTCACAAGATTGCTCATGCCACATTGAAGGGGCCAAGCGTTGTCAAGGAGATAGTTATTGGGGCGGTGCTTGGTTTGGCTGCTGGAGGCCTTTGGAAAATGCATCACTGGAATGAGCAGAGGAAAATAAGGACATTCTATGACTTGCTGGAGAAAGGTGAAATCAGTGTCGTTGCTGAAGAATAG
- the LOC112175593 gene encoding cytochrome c oxidase subunit 5C-2 isoform X2, which translates to MAGHKIAHATLKGPSVVKEIVIGAVLGLAAGGLWKMHHWNEQRKIRTFYDLLEKGEISVVAEE; encoded by the coding sequence ATGGCTGGTCACAAGATTGCTCATGCCACATTGAAGGGGCCAAGCGTTGTCAAGGAGATAGTTATTGGGGCGGTGCTTGGTTTGGCTGCTGGAGGCCTTTGGAAAATGCATCACTGGAATGAGCAGAGGAAAATAAGGACATTCTATGACTTGCTGGAGAAAGGTGAAATCAGTGTCGTTGCTGAAGAATAG
- the LOC112178452 gene encoding disease resistance protein RPP2B — MFPKLERLNLSFCMSLSELHPSVGFLDKLVYFDIKDCYNLKMFPRIVNMKSLQEISFEGCKRLKNFPEIVGRMESLKRMNLSRTAIKEVPSSIGYDLFNLQVLYLQKCENLTNLPLSIYELQDLRYLQLKGCTKLVLIPFLNKEKYCEVLAPTSNSNISHYGKATSIQEADDDADDGQGNLAFPSLRYFFVGGCYTSDCDFLVTLGCASTLKQLDFSESNFVSLPASLPKFINLECLNLSGCKRLQDVLELPPNLKRLYVRGCVSLERISKLSNILKHQESQMFEQLDLSNCWRLCDNLVQEAEKKGLLVNDGDHQVEVDLFSLFLSSQKSAFRVVFPASHEILEWFSCQMDFKGNGLFEFYIQVLPNFKWENTGLVLYVAADEMLNWGFEIRINKVLVRSNLDDRFCKGFHEADSARVWLHYIPFDRIDMRLFGYRRPLPPFQCRVTIYQTLNSNVVPLKRCGVHLVMPPNEVCMKLSQTQNLRNRLKAEVYVDELESSDSNSKLAYSSREEGPSGLKRGRIDL, encoded by the exons ATGTTCCCAAAGTTGGAGAGGTTGAACTTAAGTTTCTGTATGAGTTTATCTGAGTTGCATCCTTCTGTTGGATTCCTTGATAAGCTTGTCTACTTTGATATTAAGGATTGCTATAACCTTAAGATGTTTCCAAGAATAGTCAACATGAAATCTCTGCAAGAAATTAGTTTTGAAGGCTGCAAGAGGCTCAAAAACTTCCCAGAAATTGTAGGAAGGATGGAATCCTTAAAACGCATGAATTTGTCTAGAACTGCCATCAAAGAAGTGCCTTCATCAATTGGATATGATCTCTTCAATCTTCAGGTTTTGTATTTACAAAAATGTGAAAACCTTACGAATCTGCCGCTCAGCATTTATGAGTTGCAAGATCTAAGGTATCTTCAACTCAAAGGTTGCACAAAACTGGTGTTAATTCCATTTCTGAATAAGGAGAAATACTGTGAAGTTCTTGCTCCAACGTCTAACTCAAATATTTCACATTACGGCAAGGCAACTTCTATCCAGGAGGCTGATGATGATGCTGATGATGGTCAAGGCAATTTAGCGTTTCCTTCACTACGTTACTTCTTTGTGGGAGGATGCTATACTTCAGACTGTGATTTCCTTGTGACGCTTGGTTGTGCCTCCACCTTAAAACAGCTTGATTTTTCAGAAAGCAATTTCGTTAGTCTTCCTGCTAGCCTTCCAAAATTTATCAACTTGGAGTGCCTTAACTTGAGTGGGTGCAAGAGGCTTCAAGATGTTCTGGAGCTTCCACCAAATTTGAAACGGTTATATGTGAGAGGTTGCGTGTCATTGGAAAgaatttcaaagttatcaaacaTTTTGAAACATCAAGAATCGCAAATGTTTGAGCAGCTGGACTTGAGCAATTGCTGGAGACTTTGTGACAATCTGGTGCAGGAGGCAGAGAAAAAAGGTTTGTTAGTGAATGATGGTGATCATCAGGTGGAGGTTGAtctgttctctctttttctctcttcccaGAAGTCTGCATTCAGGGTTGTATTTCCAGCAAGTCATGAAATTCTAGAGTGGTTCAGCTGTCAAATGGATTTCAAAGGGAATGGACTATTTGAATTTTATATTCAAGTCCTTCCTAATTTCAAATGGGAGAACACAGGATTAGTTCTATATGTTGCTGCCGATGAGATGCTAAATTGGGGATTCGAAATTCGTATTAATAAAGTACTGGTGCGGAGTAATTTAGATGATCGTTTCTGTAAAGGATTTCATGAAGCTGATTCGGCCCGTGTGTGGCTGCATTATATTCCGTTCGATAGAATTGATATGCGTCTGTTTGGTTATAGGCGTCCGCTGCCACCTTTTCAATGTCGAGTTACTATTTATCAAACTCTCAATTCTAACGTGGTTCCCTTGAAACGCTGCGGAGTTCACCTGGTAATGCCACCAAATGAAGTGTGTATGAAACTATCCCAGACACAGAATCTCAGGAATAGACTCAAAGCAg AGGTCTATGTTGATGAACTCGAATCAAGTGACTCAAACAGCAAGTTGGCATATAGCTCAAGAGAAGAAGGGCCGTCAGGACTCAAGAGAGGCCGAATTGATCTTTAA
- the LOC121048898 gene encoding disease resistance protein RPV1-like, translated as MKLPGNCKGHRRSLCMIIKTPKTLLRGPVKLSNNMDFPLPKRRKTNTDSITPSSSPLTHSCPYDVFLSSRGVDTRNNFTGHLYTYLVQKGIETFIDDEELRKGEEISSALLKAIQGSKISIVIFSENYASSGWCLDELVKILQCKELMHQLVWPVFYKVDPSDVRYQKGKYGEALAKHECRFKDNMVKVQSWRTALRDAANLSGWTFLDGHEANFISTIADEISAQVSRRSYLNVAKYPVGIESPVQEMLKLLDVGGSDVRMVGIWGIGGLGKTTIAKAVYNSIAHKFEGCCFLGNVRADSEPYGGLVRLQNNLLYETLGDRKMKMTDADRGIQVIKERLGRKRVLLVLDDVNELNQLDKLAGGLDWFGCGSRIIITTRDKRLLIAHQVYPIYTAKALDKDEARNLLILNAFKDNRNPDECVQFPIDTAVLYTHGLPLAVNILGSLLCGKSIIQWHAALDSYRRFPNSNIQKVLQTSYDALEDPLKEAFLDIACFLKGKYKEYVMQALEALEGSYLNPIDAIEVLEEKALVNTDKFGKILMHDLLEEMGKEIVRKESPEDAGRRSRLWFHEDVCRVLTENTGSNKVKGIRVELPREDEICLSAKCFKKMKNLQLFININASFSGEVNYLPNQLKFLDWPGFPAQSLPSNFNPQKLVELNMPNSRISRLGQGLKRSLT; from the exons ATGAAGCTGCCGGGGAACTGCAAGGGGCATCGAAGGTCTCTGTGCATGATCATTAAAACTCCCAAAACTTTGTTGCGTGGGCCTGTTAAGTTATCAAACAATATGGATTTTCCATTaccaaagagaagaaaaaccaaTACGGATTCAATTActccttcctcttctcctcTTACCCATTCATGTCCATACGATGTTTTTTTGAGTTCTAGAGGTGTGGATACACGAAACAACTTCACAGGCCATTTGTACACTTATTTGGTTCAGAAGGGAATTGAAACCTTCATAGACGACGAAGAGCttagaaaaggagaagaaatatcATCTGCACTTCTCAAAGCAATTCAAGGGTCAAAGATTTCTATAGTCATATTCTCTGAAAACTACGCATCGTCAGGGTGGTGTTTGGATGAACTTGTTAAGATCCTTCAATGTAAGGAGTTGATGCATCAATTGGTTTGGCCAGTGTTTTACAAGGTGGATCCGTCCGATGTACGGTACCAGAAGGGTAAATATGGTGAGGCACTTGCTAAACATGAGTGCAGATTCAAGGACAACATGGTCAAGGTGCAAAGCTGGAGGACTGCTCTTAGGGATGCAGCAAACTTATCAGGGTGGACTTTCTTAGACGG GCATGAAGCTAATTTCATTAGTACGATTGCTGATGAGATTTCAGCACAAGTATCAAGACGTAGCTATTTAAATGTGGCAAAGTATCCTGTTGGAATAGAGTCTCCTGTACAAGAAATGCTTAAGCTTTTAGATGTCGGGGGAAGTGATGTTCGCATGGTTGGTATATGGGGTATTGGCGGGTTAGGCAAAACAACAATTGCTAAAGCTGTTTACAACTCAATTGCCCACAAGTTTGAAGGTTGCTGTTTCTTAGGAAATGTTAGAGCAGATTCAGAACCCTATGGAGGCCTAGTTCGACTACAAAATAACCTTCTTTATGAGACTTTAGGGGACCGGAAAATGAAGATGACTGATGCTGATAGAGGAATCCAAGTAATAAAGGAAAGGTTAGGTAGAAAAAGGGTTCTCttagttcttgatgatgtgaatgaATTGAACCAGTTGGACAAGTTAGCTGGAGGATTGGATTGGTTTGGTTGTGGCAGCAGAATTATCATCACAACAAGAGATAAACGTTTGCTAATTGCTCATCAAGTCTATCCAATATACACAGCCAAGGCATTAGATAAAGATGAAGCCCGTAACCTCTTGATTTTGAATGCCTTCAAGGATAACAGAAATCCAGATGAGTGTGTGCAATTCCCAATTGATACTGCTGTGCTCTATACTCACGGCCTTCCATTAGCTGTAAACATTTTAGGTTCACTTCTCTGTGGGAAGAGTATAATTCAATGGCATGCTGCATTAGATAGTTACAGAAGATTTCCTAACAGCAATATCCAAAAAGTCCTCCAAACAAGTTATGATGCATTGGAAGATCCGTTGAAAGAAGCATTTCTCgacattgcatgtttcttgAAGGGTAAATATAAGGAGTATGTGATGCAAGCACTAGAGGCTCTAGAGGGTTCTTACCTCAACCCTATAGATGCTATTGAAGTACTTGAAGAAAAGGCCCTTGTAAATACTGATAAATTTGGTAAGATTTTGATGCATGACTTGCTGGAGGAAATGGGAAAAGAAATAGTTCGTAAAGAGTCACCCGAAGATGCTGGAAGACGTAGCAGATTATGGTTTCATGAGGATGTTTGTCGTGTTTTAACCGAAAACACA GGCTCAAATAAAGTTAAAGGCATCAGAGTAGAGCTACCAAGAGAAGATGAGATATGCTTGAGTGCTAAATGCtttaaaaagatgaaaaatcttCAACTTTTTATAAACATTAATGCAAGCTTCTCTGGAGAGGTTAATTATCTCCCAAATCAGTTGAAATTCCTTGATTGGCCCGGTTTCCCAGCACAATCTTTGCCATCCAACTTCAATCCACAAAAACTAGTCGAGCTCAATATGCCAAACAGTCGCATCTCACGACTTGGGCAAGGACTCAAG AGGTCCCTGACTTGA